Genomic segment of Parageobacillus genomosp. 1:
ACTGTTAGAGTGGGCAGACCGTTTGGAGCCTACGTCCGATGCCACCACGTTCTTCAACTTTTTGGCCTCCCATGACGGCATTGGATTGAGGGCGACGGAGGGGATTTTAACTGATGAGGAAAGACAGTTGTTGGTCGATAAAACGATTGAGCATGGTGGGCGCGTTTCGTACCGGGATAACGGCGATGGCACAAAGAGCCCCTATGAATTGAATATCACTTACCTTGACGCGTTAACTCACCCGTCCGAGGGAGAGGACATACGCATCAAGAGATTTTTGGCTGCCCATACGATTTTGTTGTCCATGGCGGGGGTACCAGGAATCTATATTCATAGTCTGCTCGGTTCCCGTAATGATTACAAGGGTATGGAAGAGTCGGGAATCAATCGCCGGATCAATCGGGAAAAAATTGATAAGGATCGGTTATATACGGAACTCGAATCGAACACATTACGCCGCAACATTTTTGTGCAGTTAAGTGAGCTCATTCAACGACGGAGAACGCAAAAGGCGTTTAGCCCACAAGCGAGACAAGAGGTTTTATTCCTAGACGAACGGGTATTCTCGATTTTAAGGACCAATGAACAGACTGGTGACCAAATTTTGGTGTTGGTTAATGTCTCGGAACAAAATATTGGCCTGAAAACGAAATATGCAGGGATTGATTTGATTTCTAATCAGCCGATCGACAAAACGATTTCTTTAAGGCCGTATCAGGCAATGTGGATCAAGACAAAATAGTTGAGAGGGCAGTGCAAAATGTCCATCAAATATATTCCGGAAAAGCAAATATGGGTCATGACGACAAGTCTTACTGATTATGTAATAGGAGTAGATGTAGAGGGGAATTTGAAACACGTATACTGGGGGAGTAAGCAGCCACTGCTTTTAGACTACATGGATTTGCCGAAATCGATTGAACATCCCGGTGGAGGGCCCATCGGACCGCACAGGGATGAAATCATGCCGTGGGGAGGTTTGCGCTTCACGGAGCCAGGGATTAAGGTGACATTTTCCGATCATATTCGTGATTTGCATCTTACCTATGACAGGCATGAAGTCTTAGCCCCGGATCAGTTAGTGATTTATTTGAAGGATACTCTCAAGCCGCTCACGGTGAAACTGAACTATAAAGTGATTAAAGAATATGATTTGATCGAGCGTTATGTTGAAATCATGAATGAAGGAACCGAAGCGCTCCGAATCGAGCAACTGATGGGGGCCATCTGGCATTTTCCAGTCCACCCCGAGTATCGATTAACGTATTTAGCCGGCCTTTCTAGAGGAGAGACTCAAGTCAGGACAGAATGGATTCAAGAGGGCAAAAAGGTACTGGAAAGTCGCCATGGGAGAACAAGCCACCAGTTCAACCCATGGTTTGCCATTGATTTTGGAACGGCAACCGAAGAATATGGTGACGTGTACTTTGGAGCCATCGCTTTTAGTGGCAATTGGAAAATAGTGGTTGAAAAAACTCCGTATCAGACGCTGCAGGTGGCTGCGGGATTCAATGATTTTGATTTCTGCTGGACGTTAAAACCGGGGGAAACATTTCAATCCCCGGTCTGCATAGGAGGATTTACAGAAAAGGGGTTTGGGGAAGCAAGCCGTCATATGCATAGATATCAAAAAAGATACATTCTTCGAAATGGTGATAAAATAAGAAAGGTGATGTACAATTCTTGGTATGCCACGGAATTTGACGTGACTGAGGAAGGACAGAAGCGGTTAGCTGAGCAAGCAGCACAGCTGGGCGTTGAATTGTTTGTAGTGGATGACGGTTGGTTTGGTGCTCGAGATCATGATCGTGCAGGATTGGGCGATTGGTTTCCGAATAAAAAGAAATTTCCAAAGGGTTTGCATCCATTAATCCAACATGTGAAATCTTTAGGGATGGATTTTGGGATCTGGATTGAACCGGAAATGGTCAACCCTGACAGCAATCTTTACCGAAGTCGCCCAGATTGGGTTTATCGCTTTCCGGGACGGAGGAATACGGAACAAAGGAATCAGCTCGTCTTAAACCTGTCTAGGCCAGATGTTCAGGAATATATTTTTTCTGTGCTAGATGACTTATTGTCTAATCATGAAATTGACTACATTAAGTGGGATATGAACCGTTCATTCAGTGAACCCGGCTGGCCGGAAGCCCCTCCTGAACATCATAGGGAAATGTGGGTCAGACATGTCCTAGGAGTTTATAGCATACTAGAGAGATTACAAAAGAAGCATCCCCATGTGGCATTTGAATCGTGTTCGGGTGGCGGAGCGAGAATTGACCTGGGAATCATGAAGTATATCGACAACGTTTGGCCAAGCGACAATACAGATCCCTTTGACCGGCTGTTCATCCAGGAAGGGTATACCTATGCCTATAATACGAAGGCGATGCTATGTTGGGTAACGGATGTGCCGGATGAAAACAATTTGCGCACAACAACGTTAAAATATCGTTTTCATAGTGCGATGATGGGCTCGCTTGGTATTGGATTGAACCTGAATAAATGCAGTCAATTGGAGCTTCAGGAATGCAAAAAATATATTGATCAGTATAAGGAGATACGTTCCATCGTCCAAGATGGGGAGTTGTATCGACTTCTTTCCCCACGTTCTTCTTACGGGGCGGTCTTTCAGTATGTAAGCTCTGATCGCTTCCGGTCTGTTCTGTTTGCTTTTCGGCATAAACAACAATTCCGTCATCCTTTTTACCCCATCAAGTTAAGAGGGCTTGATCCGGAGGCGGTCTACTTTTGCAGAC
This window contains:
- a CDS encoding alpha-galactosidase, yielding MSIKYIPEKQIWVMTTSLTDYVIGVDVEGNLKHVYWGSKQPLLLDYMDLPKSIEHPGGGPIGPHRDEIMPWGGLRFTEPGIKVTFSDHIRDLHLTYDRHEVLAPDQLVIYLKDTLKPLTVKLNYKVIKEYDLIERYVEIMNEGTEALRIEQLMGAIWHFPVHPEYRLTYLAGLSRGETQVRTEWIQEGKKVLESRHGRTSHQFNPWFAIDFGTATEEYGDVYFGAIAFSGNWKIVVEKTPYQTLQVAAGFNDFDFCWTLKPGETFQSPVCIGGFTEKGFGEASRHMHRYQKRYILRNGDKIRKVMYNSWYATEFDVTEEGQKRLAEQAAQLGVELFVVDDGWFGARDHDRAGLGDWFPNKKKFPKGLHPLIQHVKSLGMDFGIWIEPEMVNPDSNLYRSRPDWVYRFPGRRNTEQRNQLVLNLSRPDVQEYIFSVLDDLLSNHEIDYIKWDMNRSFSEPGWPEAPPEHHREMWVRHVLGVYSILERLQKKHPHVAFESCSGGGARIDLGIMKYIDNVWPSDNTDPFDRLFIQEGYTYAYNTKAMLCWVTDVPDENNLRTTTLKYRFHSAMMGSLGIGLNLNKCSQLELQECKKYIDQYKEIRSIVQDGELYRLLSPRSSYGAVFQYVSSDRFRSVLFAFRHKQQFRHPFYPIKLRGLDPEAVYFCRQLNIKRSGFSLMTRGILLDLRGDYASELLMFEKI